Proteins encoded in a region of the Novibacillus thermophilus genome:
- the leuB gene encoding 3-isopropylmalate dehydrogenase, with the protein MAKEKQIAVLPGDGIGPEIVDEAVKVLKRVARMFGYSFTFQYGLIGGAALDETGQPLPEETLHMSQKADAVLLGAVGGPKWDDNPGDLRPEKALLGIRKALQLYANLRPAAPHEQLIHNSTLKEETVRGVDLIVVRELTGGLYFGEKKRERTEDGEVAVDTLVYHEHEIERIVRKAFEIARLRRKRVTSVDKANVLESSRLWRSVVERVAPDYPDVTLEHMLVDNCAMQLVRRPASFDVIVTENMFGDILSDEAAILTGSIGMLPSASLGDGNIGLYEPVHGSAPDIAGQGIANPIATVLSVAMMMKYSFGDEEAARAIEQAVHKVLDAGYRTADLAGDEHTTLTTAEYGDKIVDMLEK; encoded by the coding sequence TTGGCAAAAGAGAAACAGATAGCAGTTTTGCCGGGAGATGGAATCGGCCCGGAAATCGTCGACGAAGCGGTGAAAGTGCTGAAGCGCGTGGCACGAATGTTCGGCTACTCGTTCACGTTTCAGTACGGCTTGATCGGCGGAGCCGCCCTCGACGAAACAGGACAGCCGCTCCCTGAGGAGACATTGCACATGAGCCAAAAGGCAGACGCCGTATTGCTCGGTGCCGTCGGCGGTCCGAAGTGGGACGACAACCCGGGTGATTTGAGGCCGGAAAAAGCGCTGCTCGGCATTCGCAAGGCGTTGCAACTGTACGCCAATCTGCGGCCAGCGGCTCCCCATGAGCAGCTGATTCACAATTCAACCTTAAAGGAAGAAACAGTGCGCGGGGTCGATCTCATCGTCGTCCGCGAGTTGACAGGGGGACTCTACTTCGGGGAGAAAAAACGGGAACGGACGGAAGACGGGGAAGTGGCTGTCGACACGTTGGTCTATCACGAACACGAGATCGAGCGCATCGTGCGCAAGGCGTTTGAAATTGCTAGACTGCGACGGAAACGCGTGACATCAGTAGACAAAGCGAACGTGTTGGAAAGTTCCCGACTGTGGCGGTCTGTCGTGGAGCGGGTCGCGCCGGACTATCCCGACGTCACGTTGGAGCACATGCTGGTGGACAACTGCGCGATGCAGTTAGTGCGCCGTCCGGCGTCGTTTGACGTCATCGTCACTGAGAACATGTTCGGAGACATCTTGAGTGACGAAGCCGCTATTTTAACTGGTTCAATCGGCATGCTGCCGTCGGCGAGCCTCGGCGACGGCAACATCGGGCTGTACGAGCCGGTACACGGTTCGGCTCCTGACATCGCCGGTCAAGGGATCGCGAACCCCATTGCCACTGTTCTTTCCGTTGCGATGATGATGAAGTACTCCTTCGGCGATGAGGAAGCTGCTCGTGCCATTGAACAAGCGGTGCACAAAGTGCTCGACGCCGGTTACCGGACAGCCGATCTGGCCGGAGACGAGCACACCACTCTCACGACTGCAGAGTACGGCGATAAGATCGTCGACATGTTGGAGAAATAA